The Bombus terrestris chromosome 6, iyBomTerr1.2, whole genome shotgun sequence DNA window TTTTAGTGTAACAGTAACATACACAACAATTCAAAAATggttttaaatacaattttaaatacagCTAAAACTGTATGTTTGTATTCAACTTAACATCAAAATTGCatttattctaatttttcttttttttcattaattcccTTCATTAATCTTCTtctgttttaattttttaaaaagagaaTATCATTTAAAATGTACGATGGGAAATactgtaataaatacattttattaaattgtacaaaatttgataaatgaaTTAGTAAACCTTTTCTAACCTattcagaagaaaaaaaagaatatttaatttatcttaattctaatatacatatattaagttTGAAATATTACGCGTTTTTATCAGTATTGTTATAATAGTAATTGATTAGATTACCTTTAGTATAAATATATCAACTAGacttattaaactttattttaaattaatagcaaataacgaTATCACTAtccattaacaacaaaaacacTACTTTAAGAAGTCAAATgaggaaataaattatttttagttttcttAAAGCTTATAACGAAGAAATGTaatatctaatttttatttttatgtttattaatacattatttaataaatttaattgttacaataaaatttaaataatgaaatctAGTGACTACGGTTCTAGTTAACGGAATAGGTATAAAATGAGATCATATGAGATTTTAATagttaatttcttaataattaaattcGACTGTCATGCAAGCTTTGATGTTTCACTGAGATATTAAATAGTCATTTTTATTATGCTCACTtctatgtttatataaaattaaatgtatCAGTTTATTGTTTCACCACCTACTATAACTGATATCTTTTGTACACTTTTTTAAtgctgtaaatatatatatatatataatgtaaagtAATATGTATGATAACAATTGTGCCATAATAAAATCATTGACAGtaatttcttatatattatgtaattttaatatggTATGATATACATAATCTCGTTTCAATTGTAGAACGATATAAAGACTATAATGAATAAGGTTATGTTTACAAATGTCATAACTTTTAGTAAATTACTAAAAGTAAAtcatgaaattacaaaatttgcaACTAAATTTCTACATATACgtaagtattttaaaaattacatataatatctgcaatattaaatacaatataaagaataatGTGACAATTTTGCTTCTAGAATTTCAAATTCTCTTttcaaaagaaaatgaaatgtcTGAGAGTCCAAGAATGcgtgaatttagaaaaaaattaagagaaCGTACACCTATAggtatttatttatcttaagaaatttattataagttcataaaaataatgttagtaaaataaaattgttttacatGCAACAGAAAAATTGGAGGAACTGGAAGAAGGCAAACATCCTTATCAAGAAAAAGAACCATTGAAACCATTTCCAAATGATACTAATCCAGAAACAGGTGAAGTAGGAGGTCCACGTGGACCAGAACCAACACGATATGGTGATTGGGAAAGAAAAGGTCGAGTAAcagatttctaaatattttttagtgCATTGTATGTACATGAAAAATATAGTTTATACAAGATGTACAATTAAAAACACATATAATTTAGCAatttaaattagaataaaaaacttactgtgtatatgtataaagtataaaataataaatattatatttacatttaaaaaatgtagcCTTCACTTTTAGAGAATCATGTTTTATTCTGTCATACTATActtttacaaacatttttaaCTAATGGATAAACAATTAAGTATCAAATTACAATGATAAAAGGTAAATATAAAACATCTGACGacttatataaaattgtatatatgtacatagattatatatacatatttgtaagAAATGTGTTGTCAGAAGTATAACAAAAGAATAAGGATATTacaagatattacaaatatGGATATTTTGAAGTTAAAGCTCGTTTTGAAACATATTAATACCAGTATAGTCGattccataaataaaatttctacaaaatcaTTAATATATACTAAATCGAAAGAATTTTCAACAGGTATCCAACATAGATATAAGCCTTCGTTTgtaaa harbors:
- the LOC100643040 gene encoding succinate dehydrogenase assembly factor 4, mitochondrial, whose product is MNKVMFTNVITFSKLLKVNHEITKFATKFLHIQFQILFSKENEMSESPRMREFRKKLRERTPIEKLEELEEGKHPYQEKEPLKPFPNDTNPETGEVGGPRGPEPTRYGDWERKGRVTDF